A genomic segment from Natronorubrum tibetense GA33 encodes:
- a CDS encoding M24 family metallopeptidase: MQSPVERRIGDCQRRLERAGTSLLVCFPSPNMTYLTGFEESASERHLLLFVPRTGDPIVVAPTMYDQQLADVPIDDPSLEIRFWNDSDDPVAVIDGVLEELLGRGGADDSTATDETGDEPPAILVDDRMWATFTQDLRACVPDARFGLASDVLEDLRVRKDEIELDALRRAGQVADRVSLEIRSRGEDLLGMTEAELATEIERLLAAEGGGKPAFETIVASGPNGARPHHHSSDREIERGDPIVLDFGAFVDADLEAGTGRYPGDQTRTVVVGEPSAEYERVHEVVRQAQHAAVDAVEPGVTAAAIDRAARTTIEAAGYGDAFVHRTGHGVGLEVHEPPYIVEGNDRELESGMVFSVEPGVYLEGQFGVRIEDLVVVTEDGAERLNDSPRGWETGGTSQS, encoded by the coding sequence ATGCAATCGCCCGTCGAGCGTCGAATTGGAGACTGTCAACGCCGACTCGAGCGCGCTGGTACGTCGCTACTCGTCTGTTTCCCGAGTCCGAATATGACCTATCTGACCGGGTTCGAGGAATCAGCCTCCGAACGTCACTTGTTGCTGTTCGTTCCGCGAACAGGCGACCCCATCGTCGTCGCGCCAACGATGTACGACCAACAGCTCGCCGACGTGCCGATCGACGATCCCTCGCTCGAGATTCGGTTCTGGAACGACAGCGACGACCCGGTCGCCGTTATCGACGGCGTCCTCGAGGAACTGCTCGGGCGGGGAGGTGCCGACGACAGCACGGCAACCGACGAGACAGGCGACGAACCGCCGGCGATCCTCGTCGACGACCGGATGTGGGCGACGTTCACGCAGGATCTCAGAGCGTGCGTGCCGGACGCACGGTTCGGCCTCGCGAGCGATGTCCTCGAAGACCTCCGCGTCCGAAAGGACGAGATCGAACTGGACGCCCTGCGGAGGGCGGGGCAGGTCGCCGATCGCGTCTCGCTTGAGATTCGCTCGCGCGGGGAGGATCTTCTCGGTATGACCGAGGCGGAGTTAGCGACCGAGATCGAACGCCTGCTCGCAGCCGAAGGCGGCGGGAAGCCGGCGTTCGAGACGATCGTCGCGTCGGGGCCGAACGGCGCCCGACCGCATCACCACAGCAGTGACCGAGAGATCGAGCGCGGCGATCCCATCGTGTTGGATTTCGGCGCGTTCGTCGACGCCGATCTCGAGGCCGGGACGGGACGCTATCCGGGCGACCAGACGCGGACCGTAGTCGTCGGCGAGCCGTCGGCCGAATACGAGCGAGTACACGAGGTCGTCCGGCAGGCACAGCACGCCGCGGTCGATGCGGTCGAACCCGGCGTCACTGCCGCCGCGATCGATCGGGCCGCACGAACGACGATCGAGGCCGCCGGCTACGGCGACGCGTTCGTTCACCGAACCGGTCACGGCGTCGGCCTCGAGGTCCACGAGCCGCCGTACATCGTCGAAGGCAACGACCGCGAACTCGAGTCCGGAATGGTGTTCAGCGTCGAACCGGGCGTCTACCTCGAGGGACAATTCGGTGTCAGAATCGAAGATCTCGTCGTCGTGACAGAAGACGGTGCCGAACGCCTAAACGACTCACCGCGGGGCTGGGAAACCGGTGGAACGTCTCAGTCGTAA
- a CDS encoding Cdc6/Cdc18 family protein produces MSSSGDDLFTRDDPIFENKELLEINHLPEEGRIVGRDDEIADLANAVNPAIFGQSPSNLLIYGKTGTGKSLCAKHISERLVRVAKEEGVTADFAYVDCAQDSTETQAVQTIAHSLNDSAVTDIKIPDKGLSTSTYYKRLWRVLDTQYEVVLIILDEVDKLDDDDILMQLSRAGEAGKLEDCKIGVIGISNKIKYKDRMDERVKSSLCEREFVFPPYDANQLRDIMQARSDAFKDEVLDPSVIPRAAALAAREHGDARKAIDILRYAGEIAQSNGSKTVREEFVVQARERAETDRFRELIRGSTPHSRYVLQALAVLALNRPEEDGFRTTRIFDVYEEICRQEGSDTLSLRRVRDLLKEHAFLDIIEQSRQSGGSAEGSYTEHQLLEDPDVVRKVLVETDET; encoded by the coding sequence ATGTCGAGTTCCGGCGACGACCTCTTCACCCGAGACGATCCGATCTTCGAGAATAAAGAGCTGCTCGAGATCAATCACCTCCCCGAGGAAGGGCGTATCGTCGGGCGAGACGACGAGATCGCAGATCTCGCGAACGCCGTCAATCCGGCAATTTTCGGGCAGAGCCCGAGCAATCTGCTCATCTACGGCAAGACGGGCACCGGAAAGTCTCTCTGTGCGAAGCATATCTCCGAACGGTTGGTCCGCGTCGCGAAAGAGGAGGGCGTCACGGCCGACTTTGCCTACGTCGACTGTGCACAGGACAGCACAGAGACGCAGGCGGTCCAGACGATCGCCCACTCGTTGAACGACTCGGCGGTCACCGATATCAAGATCCCGGATAAAGGGCTCAGCACGTCGACTTACTACAAACGCCTCTGGCGTGTGCTCGATACCCAGTACGAGGTCGTCCTCATCATCTTGGACGAAGTCGACAAGCTGGACGACGACGACATTCTCATGCAACTTTCGCGCGCGGGCGAGGCCGGCAAACTCGAGGACTGCAAGATCGGCGTCATCGGGATCAGTAACAAGATCAAGTACAAGGATCGGATGGACGAACGGGTCAAGTCGAGTCTCTGCGAGCGCGAGTTCGTTTTTCCGCCGTACGATGCAAATCAGCTCCGGGACATCATGCAGGCGCGCAGCGACGCGTTCAAAGATGAGGTTCTTGACCCGTCGGTCATCCCGCGGGCCGCAGCGCTCGCCGCTCGCGAACACGGTGACGCCCGGAAGGCGATCGACATCCTTCGGTACGCCGGTGAGATCGCCCAGTCGAACGGAAGCAAAACGGTTCGCGAGGAGTTCGTCGTGCAGGCTCGCGAACGCGCAGAAACCGACCGATTCCGCGAACTGATCCGTGGGTCGACACCCCACTCCAGGTACGTGCTGCAGGCGCTCGCGGTGCTCGCACTCAACAGGCCAGAGGAGGACGGCTTTCGAACGACGCGCATCTTCGACGTCTACGAGGAGATCTGTCGACAGGAGGGCTCCGATACGCTTTCGCTACGTCGGGTCCGCGACCTGTTAAAAGAGCACGCGTTTCTCGACATCATCGAGCAGTCCCGCCAGAGCGGCGGCAGCGCCGAGGGGAGCTACACCGAACACCAACTGCTCGAGGACCCGGACGTCGTACGGAAGGTCCTCGTCGAAACGGACGAGACGTAG
- a CDS encoding iron transporter, with translation MNRRGFLRGTAVAGTVAIAGCLERLGFEEQSAWSNPPLVDDRPDAVYLPAGIEEMGTYGRATDGEYAVELTYTIPHRFWLVAGETERVDVDADDSMHLMLTVWDPETDTVLPVNAELDVLRGGDSVTGQLSPWPMLSQRMGFHYGDNISLPEQGEYTARIRIGRLEAEGTGAFEDRFDSPSTLEIDFEFNRSDIHDLEFELIDEDRRGERNALELMDHSDHGAHDGHGDDEHAAHGNDEHDHGHHGEGHGHDNHDHHGEGHGHDNHDHHGEGHDHNDPGHPPTSDGPAIDELPGDVLGTERSGDAKLSVIVPDTDRFADDAAYLMACLRTPYNDVVLPSASLRLTIDRDGSAVLEDERLTERIDHEYGHHYGLAVDDLESDDEITVAVDSPPQVSRHDGYETAFFEFEDVSFTV, from the coding sequence ATGAACCGTCGGGGATTCCTGCGTGGAACCGCCGTGGCCGGAACCGTCGCCATCGCGGGCTGTCTCGAGCGACTCGGTTTCGAAGAGCAGTCGGCCTGGTCGAACCCACCGCTCGTCGACGATCGACCTGACGCCGTCTACCTTCCCGCCGGCATCGAGGAGATGGGGACCTACGGGCGAGCGACCGACGGCGAGTACGCCGTCGAACTTACCTACACGATCCCGCACCGATTCTGGCTCGTCGCCGGCGAAACCGAGCGCGTCGACGTCGACGCCGACGACAGCATGCACCTCATGCTCACCGTCTGGGACCCCGAAACGGACACCGTCCTTCCGGTGAACGCTGAACTCGACGTGCTCCGGGGCGGCGACTCGGTCACCGGACAGCTCTCGCCCTGGCCGATGCTCTCCCAGCGCATGGGGTTTCACTACGGCGACAACATCTCGCTCCCGGAGCAAGGCGAGTACACGGCTCGGATTCGAATCGGCCGGCTCGAGGCCGAGGGAACGGGCGCGTTCGAGGACCGATTCGATAGCCCGTCCACGCTCGAGATCGACTTCGAGTTCAACCGATCGGACATCCACGACCTCGAGTTCGAGCTGATTGACGAGGATCGGCGCGGTGAGCGGAACGCCCTCGAGTTGATGGACCACAGCGACCACGGAGCGCACGACGGACACGGGGACGACGAGCACGCTGCTCACGGGAACGACGAGCACGACCACGGCCACCATGGCGAGGGACACGGCCACGACAACCACGACCACCATGGCGAGGGACACGGCCACGACAACCACGACCACCATGGCGAGGGACACGACCACAACGACCCCGGACACCCGCCGACATCCGATGGGCCAGCCATCGACGAACTACCGGGTGACGTCCTCGGAACGGAACGGAGCGGCGACGCGAAGCTATCCGTAATCGTCCCCGATACCGACCGATTCGCCGATGACGCGGCGTATCTGATGGCCTGTCTGCGGACCCCGTACAACGATGTCGTCCTCCCGTCCGCCTCATTGCGGCTGACGATCGATCGGGACGGGTCAGCCGTCCTCGAGGACGAACGACTGACCGAGCGAATCGATCACGAATACGGTCACCATTACGGACTTGCGGTCGACGATCTCGAGAGCGACGACGAGATTACGGTTGCCGTCGACTCACCACCCCAGGTGTCGCGACACGACGGGTACGAGACGGCATTTTTCGAGTTCGAAGACGTTTCGTTCACCGTCTAA
- a CDS encoding SCO family protein — protein MERRTYLRALGVAGVAGAAGCLDTVDQALSGDHDGDGILPPPDRSTVASYPEYGEEFPSFSLPDPIAETTVSLEDFVGEKPFLLTYFFTTCPDGACPALLLRLRWIQEDAAEHGYEDDIALLAFTFDPERDTPEVLREYAAERSIDYEADNWHFLRPETNDEAEEVMTETFNLPLERIDDEEELEDHDGFEGNGDHDGGDGHGNESDHGGHEDHDHGEYTFLHNNLITLVNEDGIVERAYPSAVQSEMAVDNEQIVEDTRTVVGVE, from the coding sequence ATGGAACGACGGACGTACCTCCGCGCGCTCGGGGTCGCGGGTGTCGCTGGGGCCGCCGGCTGTCTCGACACGGTGGATCAAGCACTTTCCGGCGACCACGATGGTGACGGGATTCTCCCGCCGCCGGACCGTTCGACGGTTGCCTCGTATCCGGAGTACGGCGAGGAGTTTCCCTCGTTTTCGCTCCCCGATCCGATCGCGGAGACGACCGTCTCGCTCGAGGACTTCGTCGGCGAGAAGCCGTTTCTGCTGACGTACTTCTTTACGACGTGTCCAGACGGCGCCTGTCCGGCCCTGCTTTTGCGCCTCCGGTGGATTCAGGAGGACGCCGCCGAACACGGCTACGAGGACGATATCGCGTTGCTCGCGTTCACGTTCGATCCCGAGCGCGACACGCCCGAGGTCCTCCGGGAGTACGCCGCCGAGCGAAGTATCGACTACGAGGCGGACAACTGGCACTTCCTCCGTCCCGAAACTAACGACGAGGCCGAGGAGGTGATGACCGAGACCTTCAACCTGCCCCTCGAGCGCATCGACGACGAAGAGGAACTCGAGGATCACGACGGGTTCGAGGGTAACGGCGATCACGACGGTGGGGACGGCCACGGAAACGAGTCGGACCACGGGGGCCACGAGGACCACGACCACGGCGAGTACACCTTCCTTCACAACAATTTGATCACGCTCGTCAACGAAGACGGGATCGTGGAGCGCGCGTATCCGTCGGCCGTCCAGTCCGAGATGGCGGTCGACAACGAACAGATCGTCGAGGACACGAGGACGGTCGTCGGGGTGGAGTAA
- a CDS encoding TlpA family protein disulfide reductase: MRRRDVLAGIGSAGVVAGAGAIAVYGIPSTEGLLNEESADEPDDPLEIETVDAAGSEAGTIEVPDLGRVTFVDLFGTWCAPCIEQMPALATANERIGDEVLFCSVTNESVGENGSITEAELVEWWSENDGNWTVGHDPAAELTARYLEGGFPTAVAIDASGRVQWADSGVKSADELVSGIEQALEADAGDE; this comes from the coding sequence ATGCGGAGACGGGACGTCCTCGCCGGAATCGGGAGTGCGGGCGTCGTCGCCGGCGCCGGTGCGATCGCCGTCTACGGGATCCCATCGACCGAGGGCCTGCTGAACGAGGAATCGGCTGACGAACCCGACGATCCGCTCGAGATCGAGACGGTCGACGCCGCCGGGAGCGAGGCGGGGACGATCGAGGTTCCCGACCTCGGACGGGTGACGTTCGTCGACCTGTTCGGCACCTGGTGTGCGCCGTGTATCGAACAGATGCCGGCGCTCGCGACGGCCAACGAGCGGATCGGTGACGAGGTGTTGTTCTGTTCCGTCACCAACGAGTCAGTCGGTGAGAACGGCTCGATTACCGAGGCGGAACTCGTCGAGTGGTGGTCGGAAAACGATGGGAACTGGACAGTCGGACACGATCCGGCGGCCGAACTCACGGCACGGTACCTCGAGGGCGGCTTTCCCACGGCCGTCGCCATCGACGCCTCGGGGCGCGTTCAGTGGGCGGACTCGGGCGTCAAGAGCGCGGATGAACTCGTGTCCGGAATCGAGCAGGCACTCGAGGCTGATGCCGGTGACGAGTGA
- a CDS encoding cytochrome c biogenesis CcdA family protein, translating to MTDGSLPLTFALVAGVATFFSPCAYPLLPGYVGFYVSQTEGEQASLSGALSRGLVAGIGVLVTFGVLLVAAYWVGHSTLSNIVLFEPIVGAILVVFGLLVVFDRAPSLSIPLPKRRSSVLGFGVFGAGYALAAAGCVAPLFVAVLAQALALPPVSAALVVGTYVGSVVVLMVSLTVATGMGLVASAGRLAAHTGLLERIAGGVMIIAGLGQLYLAIFVLDVI from the coding sequence ATGACTGACGGCTCGTTGCCGCTTACCTTCGCGTTGGTAGCGGGCGTCGCGACGTTCTTTTCGCCGTGTGCGTACCCGCTCTTGCCGGGTTACGTCGGATTCTACGTGAGCCAGACCGAGGGAGAGCAGGCCTCGCTATCCGGCGCGCTGAGTCGCGGTCTCGTCGCCGGAATCGGCGTCCTGGTGACGTTCGGCGTGCTTCTGGTCGCTGCCTACTGGGTCGGGCACTCGACGCTATCGAACATCGTCCTCTTCGAGCCGATCGTCGGGGCGATTCTGGTTGTGTTCGGCCTGCTGGTCGTCTTCGACCGTGCTCCCTCGCTCTCGATACCGCTTCCGAAGCGCCGCTCGAGCGTGCTCGGGTTCGGGGTCTTCGGCGCCGGCTACGCGCTAGCTGCGGCGGGCTGTGTCGCGCCCCTGTTCGTCGCCGTGCTCGCACAGGCGCTGGCGCTCCCGCCGGTCTCGGCGGCGCTCGTCGTCGGCACCTACGTCGGCAGCGTCGTCGTGTTGATGGTCTCGCTGACGGTTGCGACGGGAATGGGTCTCGTTGCGAGCGCTGGCCGGCTGGCCGCTCACACAGGGTTACTCGAGCGCATTGCGGGGGGCGTCATGATCATCGCCGGACTCGGGCAGCTGTACCTTGCGATCTTCGTCCTCGACGTGATCTGA
- a CDS encoding PGF-CTERM sorting domain-containing protein, which produces MRRGQATATVGLLVLLSLGLIAVGVAGVSAGDATDRSSTLGAQDAEPSANVSEEAYVEPAPEAGDPYYEASDGNWVSYINPRDEYRSPYLGDGSGKIGVTLLNEAGDPIVGETVPNTTVTIETGDELNWHPHANPVTVQYPLTDHYDRPLDADQFGTTDDLPQGDGYMDSHTIEMHGQPEDATIEYGEAQIEGEHADKIEVVGYIEQAHDTWDTSVDPIEDAESYEEVGGEWTFKPDGSHGQVIVVLQLDSDATGVDDGDSSEENDDSNDSDGTEHSSDSDDGSASTDGTSDTEGDDGDELPGFGIPAVIVALAVAALLGARRRST; this is translated from the coding sequence ATGCGCCGAGGACAGGCTACGGCCACGGTCGGATTGCTCGTGCTCCTGTCTCTGGGATTGATCGCCGTCGGAGTCGCCGGCGTGAGCGCGGGCGATGCGACGGACCGATCCAGTACTCTCGGAGCACAGGACGCCGAACCGAGCGCGAACGTCTCCGAAGAGGCGTACGTCGAACCGGCCCCTGAGGCGGGCGACCCGTACTACGAGGCGAGCGACGGAAACTGGGTCAGCTACATCAACCCGCGCGACGAGTATCGATCCCCGTATCTGGGTGACGGCTCCGGGAAGATCGGCGTGACGCTGCTCAACGAAGCGGGTGACCCGATCGTCGGCGAAACCGTTCCGAACACGACCGTCACGATCGAGACCGGAGACGAGTTGAACTGGCACCCCCACGCCAACCCGGTGACCGTCCAGTACCCGCTGACCGACCACTACGACCGACCGCTCGACGCGGATCAGTTCGGGACGACCGACGATCTGCCACAGGGCGACGGCTACATGGACTCCCATACCATCGAGATGCACGGCCAACCCGAGGATGCAACCATCGAGTACGGCGAGGCTCAGATCGAGGGCGAGCACGCCGACAAAATCGAGGTCGTCGGCTACATCGAGCAGGCCCACGACACCTGGGACACGAGCGTCGATCCGATCGAGGACGCCGAATCCTACGAGGAGGTCGGCGGCGAGTGGACCTTCAAGCCGGACGGCTCACACGGCCAGGTCATCGTCGTCCTCCAGCTCGACAGCGACGCAACGGGCGTCGACGACGGTGACTCGAGCGAGGAGAACGATGACTCGAACGACAGCGACGGAACGGAGCACTCGAGCGACTCCGACGACGGATCGGCGAGCACGGACGGTACGAGTGACACCGAAGGCGACGATGGCGACGAGCTCCCCGGATTCGGCATCCCGGCGGTGATCGTCGCGCTGGCGGTCGCCGCACTCCTCGGCGCCCGACGCCGATCAACCTGA
- a CDS encoding DEAD/DEAH box helicase, which produces MSEGDVAAFTHLGPTVRGALSERGFSTPTAPQRLAIPPLSAGEHTLVIAPTGSGKTETAMLPVFDHLVADDGPPEGFGVLYVTPLRALNRDMRERLEWWGEYLDLEVDVRHGDTTQYQRGKQAKNPPDVLVTTPETLQAMLTGKRLREALAHVSHVVIDEVHELAASKRGAQLAIGLERLEDLADGIQRIGLSATVGDPGEVGEFLTGGRPCEIREIDVGSNVDVTVCQPEITEEDERLSGELMTEADTASHVRLIRDLVADHESTLIFVNTRQTAEALGSRFIELELPIGVHHGSLSKEARIDVEDRFKSGELDGLLCTSSMELGIDVGRVDHVIQYKSPRQVTRLLQRIGRAGHRQDEVSSGTIVATRPDDTFEALAIARRARDGEVEPAAIHEGSLDVVANQIPGFVQSRGATPIREAYETVTRAYPFRDLPVETFREVVSELHRNRIVWFDEADDRLETTGGTWQYVYSNLSMIPDEETYEVHDIASGGQIGTLDERFVVNFAQPGEVFIQRGEMWRIAEIDDEEGRVKVSPIEDPAGEVPSWIGQEIPVPAPVAGEVGEIRGVAEPQLSAGADAAAVGRELAHRYPADDYTLTEACDQLERQVSADAPMPTADRLVLERQGRTVVLNAPFGHMANETLGRVLSALLGQQSGSSVGLETDPYRIELEVPNSVATSDVLAVLEETDPGHVEAIVELGLKNSDALAFRLAQVSAKFGALKRWEASGSGRISNDRLLAALEETPMYQESIREVFHEDLDVERASAVLEEIQSGEIDLLTHRGRTPVGQGGRSSSGKELLAPENADASVINTVRERIQNDRIILLCTHCKEWKVKTKVKRVRDQPECPDCGSTRIASLNPWADEVVQAVRAEEKDEEQATMTERAYRSAGLVQSHGKQAVIAMAARGVGPHNAAQIINKLRENEDEFYRDILSKEREYARTQAFWD; this is translated from the coding sequence ATGAGTGAGGGCGACGTCGCGGCGTTTACGCACCTTGGACCGACGGTTCGCGGGGCGCTCTCCGAGCGCGGCTTTTCGACGCCGACGGCACCGCAGCGACTGGCGATCCCACCCCTGTCGGCCGGCGAGCACACGCTCGTGATCGCACCGACGGGGAGTGGCAAGACCGAGACGGCGATGTTGCCCGTTTTCGATCACCTCGTGGCGGACGATGGCCCGCCGGAGGGCTTTGGCGTGCTCTACGTGACTCCCCTGCGAGCGCTCAACCGCGACATGCGCGAGCGCCTCGAGTGGTGGGGCGAGTACCTGGATCTCGAGGTGGACGTCCGCCACGGCGATACAACCCAGTACCAGCGTGGCAAGCAGGCGAAAAATCCGCCGGACGTGCTGGTCACGACGCCGGAGACGCTACAGGCGATGCTCACCGGAAAACGGCTTCGCGAGGCCCTCGCCCACGTCTCTCACGTGGTTATCGACGAGGTCCACGAACTCGCTGCCTCCAAGCGGGGGGCACAGCTGGCGATCGGTCTCGAGCGCCTGGAGGACCTCGCGGACGGCATTCAGCGAATCGGTCTTTCGGCGACGGTCGGTGATCCCGGCGAGGTTGGGGAGTTTCTGACGGGCGGGCGGCCCTGCGAGATCCGGGAGATCGATGTCGGGAGCAACGTCGACGTGACGGTCTGCCAGCCCGAAATTACCGAGGAGGACGAACGGCTCTCGGGCGAACTGATGACCGAAGCGGACACGGCCAGTCACGTTCGGCTGATCCGCGATCTGGTTGCGGACCACGAGTCGACGCTAATATTCGTCAACACGCGACAGACGGCGGAGGCGCTGGGCTCGCGATTCATCGAACTCGAGCTCCCGATCGGCGTCCACCACGGCTCGCTGTCGAAGGAAGCCCGAATCGACGTCGAGGACCGATTTAAGTCGGGTGAACTGGACGGGCTGCTCTGTACGTCCTCGATGGAGTTGGGGATCGACGTCGGCCGGGTCGATCACGTGATTCAGTACAAGAGCCCGCGACAGGTGACGCGGCTGCTCCAGCGGATCGGTCGCGCGGGCCACCGGCAAGACGAGGTCTCGAGCGGGACGATCGTCGCGACCCGGCCGGACGACACGTTCGAGGCGCTCGCGATCGCTCGCCGCGCCCGCGACGGCGAGGTCGAACCGGCCGCGATCCACGAGGGCAGTCTGGACGTCGTCGCGAACCAGATTCCGGGGTTCGTCCAGAGCCGCGGCGCGACGCCGATCCGGGAGGCCTACGAGACCGTTACGCGCGCGTACCCGTTTCGTGACCTTCCCGTGGAGACGTTCCGCGAGGTCGTCTCGGAGCTTCACCGCAACCGGATCGTCTGGTTCGACGAGGCTGACGATCGACTCGAGACGACGGGCGGGACCTGGCAGTACGTCTATTCCAATCTCTCGATGATCCCCGACGAGGAGACCTACGAGGTCCACGACATCGCCTCGGGGGGCCAGATCGGGACCTTGGACGAGCGGTTCGTGGTCAACTTCGCCCAGCCGGGAGAGGTCTTTATTCAACGGGGCGAGATGTGGCGCATCGCCGAGATCGACGACGAAGAGGGACGAGTCAAGGTGAGCCCGATCGAGGATCCCGCCGGCGAGGTACCCTCGTGGATCGGTCAGGAGATTCCAGTTCCCGCGCCGGTAGCGGGCGAGGTCGGCGAGATTCGGGGAGTGGCCGAGCCACAGCTCTCGGCAGGGGCCGACGCCGCCGCGGTCGGTCGGGAGTTGGCACACCGGTATCCCGCGGACGACTACACGCTGACCGAAGCCTGCGACCAACTCGAGCGCCAGGTTTCGGCTGACGCGCCGATGCCGACGGCGGACCGACTCGTCCTCGAGCGACAGGGCCGGACCGTCGTCCTGAACGCGCCGTTCGGCCACATGGCGAACGAGACGCTCGGCCGGGTGCTTTCGGCGCTTCTGGGGCAACAGTCGGGCTCGTCGGTGGGTCTCGAGACGGATCCCTACCGGATCGAACTCGAGGTACCGAACTCCGTTGCGACCAGCGACGTGCTCGCGGTGCTCGAGGAGACCGATCCCGGGCACGTCGAGGCGATCGTCGAACTCGGGCTCAAGAACTCGGACGCGCTCGCCTTCCGGCTCGCACAGGTCTCGGCGAAGTTCGGCGCGCTCAAACGCTGGGAGGCCAGCGGGTCGGGCCGGATCTCGAACGACCGCCTGCTCGCGGCGCTCGAAGAGACTCCGATGTACCAGGAGTCGATCCGGGAGGTGTTCCACGAGGATCTGGACGTCGAGCGGGCGAGTGCGGTGCTCGAGGAGATCCAATCCGGCGAGATCGACCTCCTGACTCACCGTGGTCGAACGCCGGTCGGACAGGGTGGCCGCTCCTCGAGTGGCAAGGAGCTGCTGGCCCCCGAGAACGCGGACGCGAGCGTCATCAACACCGTTCGGGAGCGGATCCAGAACGATCGGATCATCCTGCTCTGTACGCACTGCAAGGAGTGGAAGGTGAAGACGAAGGTCAAGCGTGTTCGCGACCAGCCCGAATGCCCTGACTGCGGCTCGACGCGGATCGCCTCGCTGAATCCGTGGGCCGACGAGGTCGTACAGGCGGTTCGTGCCGAGGAGAAAGACGAGGAGCAGGCGACGATGACCGAACGGGCGTATCGCAGCGCCGGGCTGGTCCAGAGCCACGGGAAGCAGGCCGTGATCGCGATGGCCGCCCGCGGTGTCGGGCCGCACAACGCCGCCCAGATCATCAACAAGCTTCGGGAGAACGAAGACGAGTTCTACCGCGACATCCTCTCGAAGGAACGGGAATACGCGCGCACGCAGGCGTTCTGGGACTGA
- a CDS encoding protein sorting system archaetidylserine decarboxylase gives MNFAPGAWKYAALPLLAAPFAFVFSVTASILAIALGAGTLAFFRDPERTPPPTGVVSPADGNVSVLREEGDRVRLGVFMNVWHVHVVRAPFAATVTDVEHVSGANRPAFSKDSDRNERVHVRCETESSNLPASESSEGVGNGSGDDDLAAEDPHAKADQPPSNAEVTLIAGAFARRIHPYAERGDDLERGDRIGHIAFGSRVDLLFPPEVALEDIDVEIGDAMTAGETVVLEAPADAAIDLGAGSDFDVGGLEDERDESSA, from the coding sequence ATGAACTTCGCGCCGGGGGCCTGGAAGTACGCTGCGCTCCCGCTGCTCGCTGCGCCGTTCGCGTTCGTTTTCAGCGTGACGGCGAGTATCCTTGCCATTGCACTCGGTGCCGGAACACTCGCGTTCTTCCGCGATCCGGAGCGAACGCCGCCGCCGACGGGCGTGGTCTCGCCGGCCGACGGCAACGTCTCCGTGCTTCGCGAGGAGGGCGACCGCGTTCGGCTGGGGGTCTTCATGAACGTCTGGCACGTCCATGTCGTCCGCGCGCCGTTTGCGGCGACGGTGACCGATGTCGAGCACGTCTCCGGGGCGAACCGGCCCGCCTTCTCGAAGGACTCGGATCGAAACGAGCGCGTGCACGTGCGGTGTGAAACCGAGTCGTCGAACCTGCCCGCCTCTGAGTCGTCTGAGGGAGTGGGGAACGGGAGTGGTGACGACGATCTGGCCGCCGAGGACCCGCACGCGAAAGCCGACCAGCCGCCAAGCAACGCCGAGGTGACGCTGATTGCCGGCGCGTTCGCCCGCCGGATTCACCCCTACGCCGAGCGCGGCGACGACCTCGAGCGCGGCGACCGAATCGGGCACATCGCGTTTGGGAGTCGAGTGGATCTCCTCTTTCCGCCCGAGGTGGCACTCGAGGATATCGACGTGGAGATCGGGGACGCGATGACGGCCGGGGAGACGGTGGTGCTCGAGGCTCCGGCTGACGCGGCAATCGATCTCGGCGCTGGATCTGATTTCGACGTTGGTGGGCTCGAGGACGAGCGGGACGAGTCGAGCGCCTGA